The Oncorhynchus tshawytscha isolate Ot180627B linkage group LG12, Otsh_v2.0, whole genome shotgun sequence genome includes a window with the following:
- the lztr1 gene encoding LOW QUALITY PROTEIN: leucine-zipper-like transcriptional regulator 1 (The sequence of the model RefSeq protein was modified relative to this genomic sequence to represent the inferred CDS: inserted 1 base in 1 codon): MTNSVSANSSSNCISIIPGWVAFDLEGTVLLWTAKKRLVGCDGHVTMSCKSTKVAPSVDFDHSCSDSVEYLTLNFGPFETVHRWRRLPPCDEFVGARRSKHTVVAYRDAIYVFGGDNGKNMLNDLLRFDVKDCSWCRAFTTGTPPAPRYHHSAVVYGSSMFVFGGYTGDIYSNSNLKNKNDLFEYKFATGQWTEWKVEGSLPVARSAHGATVYSDKLWIFAGYDGNARLNDMWTISLQDREHACWEEIEQSGEIPPSCCNFPVAVCRDKMFVFSGQSGAKITNNLFQFEFKGHMWTRIPTEHLLRGSPXPQRRYGHTMVAFDRHLYVFGGAADNTLPNELHSYDVDSQTWEVIQPSLDSEDPLGNEMTSSQGSILMPSGRLFHAAAVIQDAMYIFGGTVDNNVRSGEMYRFQFSCYPKCTLHEDYGKLFENRQFCDVEFILGEREERVLGHIAIVTARCQWLRKKILQARDRQRQRIKQQENSEEGSEEGAGAGGPRDIPGGTRASGNQPMLEVHIREAEAQPFEVLMQFLYTDKIQYPRRGHVQDVLLIMDVYKLALSFKLSRLEQLCVQYIEASVDLQNVLSVCEQANKLQLDQLKEHCLNFVVKETHFNQVIMTKEFEHLSTPLIVEIVRRKQQPPPRVYSDQPVDIGTSLVQDMKAYLEGGGLDFCDIVLLLDGHPRPAHKAILAARSSYFEAMFRSFMPEDGQVNISIGEMVPSKQAFESMLRYIYYGDVNMPPEDSLYLFAAPYYYGFSNNRLQAYCKQNLEMNVTVENVLQILEAADKTQAWDMKKHCLHIIVHQFIKVSKLPNLRSLSQLLLLDIIESLASHISDKQCAEMGSDI, translated from the exons ATGACAAACAGTGTATCTGCAAATTCATCTAGTAACTGTATCAGCATAATCCCAGGGTGGGTGGCTTTTGACCTAGAGGGCACGGTCTTGCTATGGACAGCTAAGAAGAGATTGGTTGGATGTGATGGTCATGTAACCATGTCTTGTAAATCCACCAAAGTTGCACCAAGTGTTGATTTCGACCATAGCTGCTCGGACAGTGTGGAATATTTGACACTTAATTTCGGCCCATTCGAGACTGTCCATCGCTGGAGAAGGCTCCCACCGTGTGATGAGTTTGTCGGTGCCAG ACGCAGCAAGCACACCGTTGTGGCATACAGGGATGCCATATATGTATTCGGGGGAGATAATGG GAAAAACATGCTGAATGACTTGTTGCGCTTCGATGTGAAGGACTGCTCATGGTGCCG AGCCTTCACCACTGGCACGCCACCTGCACCCAGGTATCACCATTCTGCCGTGGTGTATGGCAGCAGCATGTTTGTGTTTG GGGGTTACACTGGCGATATCTACTCAAACTCCAATCTTAAAAACAAAAATGACCTTTTTGAGTACAAGTTTGCAACAGGACAGTGGACGGAGTGGAAAgtggagggcag TTTGCCTGTGGCCAGGTCAGCACATGGTGCCACAGTGTACAGTGATAAGCTATGGATATTTGCTGGCTACGATGGAAATGCCAG GTTAAATGACATGTGGACCATCAGTCTTCAGGACCGAGAGCATGCCTGTTGGGAGGAG ATTGAACAGAGCGGTGAGATCCCTCCCTCCTGCTGCAACTTCCCTGTAGCCGTGTGCAGGGACAAGATGTTTGTGTTCTCCGGCCAGAGTGGAGCCAAGATCACCAACAACCTCTTCCAGTTTGAGTTCAAGGGCCACAT GTGGACGCGCATCCCGACTGAACACCTGCTGCGGGGCTCCC GCCCCCAGAGGCGCTATGGCCACACCATGGTGGCCTTCGACCGTCACCTGTACGTGTTTGGAGGCGCGGCCGACAACACGCTGCCCAACGAGCTGCACTCCTACGACGTGGACTCCCAGACCTGGGAGGTGATCCAGCCCAGCCTGGACAGCGAG GATCCCCTTGGAAACGAGATGACCTCATCTCAAGGGTCaatcctg atgCCCAGTGGAAGACTTTTCCACGCGGCCGCTGTGATCCAGGATGCCATGTACATCTTTGGGGGAACGGTGGACAATAATGTGCGCAGCGGGGAGATGTACAGATTCCAG TTTTCTTGCTACCCAAAGTGCACGCTCCACGAGGACTATGGCAAGCTGTTTGAGAACCGTCAGTTTTGCGATGTGGAGTTCATCCTGGGAGAG agggaggagagagtccttggtCATATTGCCATCGTGACTGCAAGATGCCAGTGGCTGAGAAAGAAGATCCTGCAGGCCCGggatagacagagacag AGGATTAAACAacaggagaacagtgaggagggGAGTGAGGAGGGGGCGGGGGCCGGAGGTCCCAGGGATATCCCAGGGGGCACCAGGGCTTCGGGGAACCAGCCCATGCTGGAGGTGCACATCAGAGAGGCCGAGGCCCAGCCCTTTGAGGTGTTGATGCAGTTCCTGTACACAGACAAGATCCAGTACCCGCGCAGAG GTCACGTCCAGGACGTTCTGCTAATCATGGATGTCTACAAGCTGGCGCTGAGCTTCAAGCTGTCGCGGCTGGAGCAGCTGTGTGTGCAGTACATCGAGGCGTCGGTGGACCTTCAGAACGTTCTGAGCGTGTGCGAACAAGCCAACAAGCTGCAGCTGGATCAGCTCAAG GAGCACTGTCTTAACTTTGTGGTGAAGGAGACTCACTTTAACCAGGTGATCATGACCAAGGAGTTTGAGCACCTGTCCACCCCTCTGATCGTGGAGATAGTCCGGCGGAAGCAGCAGCCTCCCCCTAGGGTGTACTCGGATCAGCCCGTGGACATCGGCACCTCCCTGGTGCAGGACATGAAGGCCTACTTGGAGGGAGGTGGCCTGGACTTCTGTGACATCGTCCTGCTATTGGACGGACACCCGCGGCCCGCCCATAAAGCTATACTAGCCGCCCGCTCAAG CTACTTTGAGGCGATGTTCCGTTCCTTCATGCCCGAGGACGGCCAGGTGAACATATCCATCGGGGAGATGGTACCCAGCAAGCAGGCCTTTGAGTCCATGCTCCGCTATATCTACTACGGCGACGTTAACATGCCTCCTGAAGACTCTCT CTACCTGTTCGCAGCGCCATATTACTATGGTTTCTCCAACAACCGGCTTCAGGCCTACTGCAAGCAGAACCTGGAGATGAATGTGACGGTGGAGAACGTCCTCCAG ATCCTGGAGGCGGCGGACAAGACCCAGGCCTGGGACATGAAGAAGCACTGCCTGCACATCATCGTCCACCAGTTCATCAAG GTGTCCAAGCTCCCCAACCTGAGGTCCCTCAgccagctgctgctgctggacaTCATCGAGTCTCTTGCCTCACACATATCAGACAAGCAGTGTGCAGAGATGGGCTCCGACATCTAG